From the Thermodesulforhabdaceae bacterium genome, one window contains:
- a CDS encoding metallophosphoesterase family protein: MRIYGFGDIHGNEKALDVILRHIDTVKPDEVICLGDIVGWLPWGRKTLEVITKMGIPSVAGNHDLMVAGVFPDYKDQIDRMQATAYTAGTLAEFPQFLEYLESLPLVIEKETCVITHFSPFDLPEEGTSVSIENFTYLSEEKLGECIPKWKDFLVQVIITGHDHLPALYEFTENGQVKKHPIRAKDSVAESSSTFAGGIIEEKFVLNGSSKYWIKAGAVGGPYRDGVPMANSVLYDANEGVISFFRIPYDVWNVAESLRLNRLFRNIETIQRFVRTAYAWNKK, from the coding sequence ATGCGCATTTATGGATTTGGCGATATTCATGGGAATGAGAAGGCTCTGGATGTTATTCTTAGACATATTGATACTGTAAAGCCTGATGAGGTTATATGTCTTGGGGATATCGTAGGATGGCTTCCCTGGGGTAGAAAAACTCTTGAAGTCATTACTAAAATGGGAATTCCTTCTGTCGCTGGGAATCATGATCTTATGGTGGCAGGGGTTTTCCCTGATTATAAGGATCAAATAGATAGAATGCAGGCAACAGCTTACACAGCCGGGACCCTAGCCGAATTTCCACAATTCTTGGAATATCTCGAATCTCTTCCGCTGGTTATAGAAAAAGAAACATGTGTGATCACTCACTTTAGCCCCTTTGATTTACCCGAGGAAGGCACTTCGGTGTCTATTGAAAATTTCACATATCTTAGTGAAGAAAAACTTGGGGAATGTATCCCAAAGTGGAAAGACTTCTTGGTCCAAGTCATTATCACCGGACACGATCATCTACCCGCACTCTACGAATTTACTGAGAACGGACAGGTAAAGAAACATCCTATAAGGGCGAAAGACTCTGTGGCTGAAAGTAGTTCTACTTTTGCTGGTGGAATAATAGAAGAGAAGTTTGTGCTTAATGGTTCTAGTAAATATTGGATAAAAGCAGGGGCTGTAGGGGGACCTTACAGGGACGGCGTGCCTATGGCAAACAGCGTTTTGTATGATGCCAACGAAGGAGTGATAAGCTTTTTTCGTATACCTTACGATGTATGGAACGTTGCCGAATCTTTGAGATTAAATAGACTATTCAGGAACATTGAAACCATTCAGCGTTTTGTCAGGACAGCCTATGCCTGGAATAAAAAATAA
- a CDS encoding helix-hairpin-helix domain-containing protein, with protein sequence MSKWLKVVVAAVFLMGTVGISFAADQQAPAQPAAQPAPAVQQQAPAQPAQPAAPPASAPKEMKKDEKAAAPEKKEAAPKKVTKKAKAAEAAAPVNINTATEKDLEKLPGIGKVLAKRIVEYRTKNGPFSAPEDLMKVKGITKKKFEAIKSHVVVQ encoded by the coding sequence ATGAGCAAGTGGTTGAAAGTAGTCGTAGCAGCAGTTTTTTTGATGGGAACGGTTGGTATTTCATTTGCGGCTGATCAGCAGGCACCAGCTCAGCCAGCAGCTCAGCCAGCACCTGCAGTTCAGCAACAGGCACCAGCTCAGCCAGCTCAACCAGCAGCCCCGCCAGCATCTGCTCCTAAAGAAATGAAGAAAGATGAAAAAGCGGCTGCTCCTGAAAAGAAAGAAGCGGCTCCTAAGAAAGTTACCAAGAAGGCCAAGGCGGCAGAGGCTGCAGCACCTGTGAATATTAACACTGCTACAGAGAAAGATCTTGAGAAACTTCCTGGCATTGGTAAAGTTCTTGCCAAGAGAATTGTTGAATATCGAACAAAGAACGGACCTTTCAGTGCACCTGAAGATCTTATGAAGGTAAAGGGCATTACCAAGAAGAAATTTGAAGCTATTAAAAGCCACGTTGTGGTTCAGTAA
- a CDS encoding zinc ABC transporter substrate-binding protein, which yields MGHFRVSILLFAFFSFLGILGVERGLADITQGASPAIVVAVSIPPQKFFVEQIGGNRVQVVTLIPQGADPHTYEPKPKDIDDLQKAKLYFAIGYLDVEKIWLDRLKKRFPQMSVINITYGVVMKEGHSHRDGGEHHLDSDGVDPHVWLSPPLVMLQSRNIYQALVYADPEGRAFYSDNFKNWMTRLVALDVELASMFYSFKGRSFLVYHPAWSYFAETYGLNQLAVEKEGKSPGPRDLERLKAEVKENGIKVLFVSSDVPSVAEKNISKELGVDLDVLNPLVYDWESNMRNVAAKLVSSMKR from the coding sequence GTGGGCCACTTTAGAGTGAGTATTTTGCTGTTTGCTTTTTTTAGTTTTTTGGGAATTCTCGGTGTTGAACGGGGTTTGGCTGATATTACTCAAGGGGCTTCTCCCGCTATAGTGGTTGCCGTAAGTATTCCCCCTCAGAAATTTTTCGTCGAACAAATTGGTGGAAATCGTGTCCAGGTTGTTACTCTAATCCCCCAAGGAGCTGATCCCCACACTTATGAACCAAAACCAAAGGATATTGATGATCTTCAGAAAGCAAAACTCTATTTTGCTATAGGTTATTTGGATGTGGAGAAAATATGGCTTGATAGGTTAAAGAAACGTTTCCCCCAAATGTCGGTAATCAACATAACTTATGGTGTTGTTATGAAAGAAGGTCATTCTCATAGAGATGGGGGAGAACATCATCTTGATAGCGATGGCGTGGATCCTCATGTATGGCTTTCCCCACCCCTTGTGATGCTTCAGTCTCGCAATATATATCAAGCTTTGGTGTATGCAGACCCGGAAGGAAGAGCTTTTTATAGTGATAACTTTAAAAACTGGATGACAAGGCTTGTAGCTCTTGATGTGGAGCTTGCATCGATGTTTTATTCATTTAAAGGGCGTTCTTTTTTGGTTTACCATCCAGCATGGAGCTACTTTGCCGAGACTTATGGGTTAAACCAACTGGCTGTGGAGAAGGAAGGAAAATCTCCTGGTCCCAGGGATCTCGAAAGATTGAAGGCTGAAGTAAAAGAAAACGGCATTAAGGTTCTTTTCGTCTCGTCCGATGTCCCTTCAGTCGCTGAAAAGAATATTTCTAAAGAGCTTGGGGTTGACCTTGATGTTTTAAATCCTCTTGTTTACGATTGGGAAAGTAACATGAGAAATGTTGCAGCCAAATTGGTATCATCCATGAAGAGGTAA
- a CDS encoding ABC transporter ATP-binding protein produces the protein MNKSGKIVVEFENVSFSYNGHTVLKNVNLQVPERDFLALLGPNGGGKTTLIKLCVGLLKPEKGIVRIFGVDPEKARHRIGYVPQDINRNKEFPISVFDVVMTGRLAKKRGLRRSISLEDRRKVQEILERMHLSSYVHRRLGELSGGQRQRVFIARALIGEPEILFMDEPTASVDPMFQTELYDLLKKLNENLTIVVVSHDMSVLSSYVKSIACVNGGVFYHGDPELTEEVIGKVYHCPVELIAHGVPHRVLKEHR, from the coding sequence TTGAATAAATCCGGTAAAATCGTTGTAGAGTTTGAAAATGTAAGTTTTTCTTACAACGGGCATACAGTGCTTAAAAATGTGAATTTACAAGTTCCGGAAAGGGACTTTTTAGCTTTGTTAGGTCCCAACGGTGGTGGGAAAACTACTTTAATTAAACTTTGTGTTGGGCTTTTGAAGCCGGAAAAAGGGATTGTCCGCATATTTGGAGTTGATCCAGAAAAAGCAAGGCACCGCATTGGCTATGTGCCTCAGGATATAAACCGCAATAAAGAATTTCCTATTAGCGTCTTTGACGTTGTAATGACAGGTCGTCTTGCAAAGAAAAGGGGATTAAGACGTTCAATTTCTTTAGAAGATCGCCGCAAGGTTCAAGAAATACTGGAACGGATGCATCTTTCTTCATATGTTCATCGCAGACTTGGTGAACTCTCAGGGGGACAGAGACAGCGGGTTTTTATTGCTCGAGCTCTGATTGGAGAGCCGGAAATTCTCTTTATGGATGAACCTACAGCGAGTGTTGATCCTATGTTTCAGACTGAGCTTTATGATCTTCTCAAAAAACTAAACGAGAATCTTACAATTGTTGTGGTGAGTCATGACATGAGTGTTTTATCGTCCTATGTTAAATCTATAGCATGCGTAAATGGAGGAGTATTTTATCACGGCGATCCAGAACTTACAGAAGAAGTGATCGGTAAGGTTTATCACTGCCCTGTGGAATTGATAGCTCATGGTGTTCCACATCGGGTGCTTAAGGAACATCGATAA
- a CDS encoding metal ABC transporter permease translates to MAELISFFHLDFMRQALLASFLAAIACGIIGSLVVVNRMVFLAGGIAHAAYGGVGLSLFFRLPMLPVVTSFSVLCALLLGIITFRRQHHADALVSALWSIGMALGALLVSLTPGYQSDLMGYLFGSILTILPSDIMVMFILDGVLLIWIWWFYREIMAVSYDLEYARVLGIPATLIYYLILVLTSVAIILLMRFVGLVLVLAMLSIPSYLAEHWSGSLKTMMFLSSVFSFVFMVLGLWISYELNLPAGPVMIIVSGVSFSVVEVTRYMALRKKS, encoded by the coding sequence ATGGCGGAATTGATATCGTTCTTTCATCTGGATTTTATGAGACAGGCACTTCTAGCTTCTTTTCTTGCAGCTATAGCTTGTGGGATTATTGGTTCTTTGGTTGTGGTAAATAGAATGGTCTTTCTCGCAGGAGGTATCGCGCATGCTGCCTATGGAGGTGTAGGACTTTCACTGTTCTTTAGACTTCCAATGCTTCCTGTTGTAACAAGTTTTTCGGTTTTATGTGCTCTCCTGCTTGGTATCATAACATTTCGAAGGCAACATCATGCCGATGCCCTCGTGAGTGCTCTATGGTCTATTGGGATGGCTCTGGGAGCTTTGCTAGTTAGCCTTACGCCCGGCTATCAATCGGATCTTATGGGTTATCTTTTTGGAAGCATTTTGACCATTTTGCCGTCTGACATTATGGTGATGTTTATACTTGATGGAGTTCTTCTAATCTGGATTTGGTGGTTTTATAGGGAAATTATGGCAGTTTCCTATGACCTTGAGTATGCTCGGGTTTTAGGTATTCCCGCCACATTGATTTATTATTTAATTCTTGTTCTTACGTCTGTAGCTATTATTCTTCTCATGAGATTCGTAGGTCTTGTTCTTGTGCTTGCAATGCTTTCTATTCCGTCATATTTGGCTGAACACTGGAGTGGATCTCTAAAGACCATGATGTTTCTTTCGTCAGTCTTTTCCTTTGTTTTTATGGTGTTGGGACTCTGGATATCCTATGAGCTTAATTTGCCTGCTGGTCCTGTAATGATAATAGTATCCGGCGTAAGTTTTTCAGTGGTAGAAGTAACTCGCTACATGGCTCTAAGAAAAAAATCTTGA
- a CDS encoding FeoA family protein, which translates to MKGFKEFWKFWKNDCPPCAKMPQFDPKQNNLKPLAMAESGKRLKVCRVIGGRGVCARLAHMGIYPGVEMELLCGGCDSPCIVKVHNVTISLGRGVSQKIMVEEIGR; encoded by the coding sequence ATGAAAGGGTTTAAGGAATTTTGGAAATTTTGGAAGAATGATTGTCCTCCATGCGCGAAGATGCCCCAGTTTGATCCAAAACAGAATAATCTAAAACCTCTGGCTATGGCTGAATCGGGAAAAAGGCTTAAGGTTTGTCGAGTTATTGGTGGGCGAGGGGTTTGTGCAAGGCTTGCTCACATGGGCATCTATCCTGGTGTGGAAATGGAACTTCTTTGCGGGGGGTGTGATTCTCCATGCATAGTAAAAGTTCACAACGTAACGATATCTCTTGGTAGAGGCGTAAGCCAGAAAATCATGGTGGAAGAAATCGGTAGATAG
- a CDS encoding FeoA family protein, whose amino-acid sequence MGKRIILMRHMAEGQKGIIHSIKATGELGRRVRDMGLTPGTPIEIQGRAPLKDPVAIKVRDFRLTLRNNEADYIEVEVEGNDS is encoded by the coding sequence ATGGGAAAGCGGATTATACTGATGAGACATATGGCTGAAGGTCAAAAAGGTATTATTCATTCCATAAAAGCCACAGGAGAATTAGGAAGAAGAGTCAGAGATATGGGACTTACGCCGGGAACCCCGATAGAAATTCAGGGTAGAGCACCTCTTAAAGATCCTGTTGCCATTAAGGTCAGAGACTTTAGACTGACTCTTAGAAATAATGAGGCGGATTACATAGAGGTAGAAGTGGAGGGAAACGATTCATGA
- the feoB gene encoding ferrous iron transport protein B, with product MSQELVVALAGNPNCGKSTLFNELTGGRQHVSNYPGITVERKEGFFNFNGLRLKIVDLPGTYSLTAYSLEELVARDFIVDEKPHVVVNIVDATSLERHLYLTVQLLELGVPVVLALNMMDMVEQRGMSIDKEKLSKRLGIPIVPMVARSGKGKEELIRTIIQTAQNPRNNNIFTISYGPDVDHFLHEMEKLIDEKKFLTDKYPSRWIALKYLEEDQQIMEKGDAVSKEFSDYLKSMAGKVADHISKTLETYPEAVIADYRYGFITALLKDGIIQRQSVPGGRELTDVLDRILTNRLLGPIIMILILYLVYTVTFTYSELPVEWVNKLFEWLAKAVNKVLPEGPLQSLIVDGIIGGVGNVFSFVPLIMLMFFCIAVLEDTGYLARVAYMLDRIFRVFGLHGNSVMAFIIGGGIAGGCAVPGVMATRTLRSSKERLATILTTPFMNCGAKLPVYAMIIATFFETQRAQIMVVLTLFSWLIALVVAWILRSTILKGPPTPFLLELPVYRLPTLKGLIIHTWERTWQYIKKAGTIIVAITVLLWALMSYPKPPEEMIKNAGPEDKNRIELEYSVAGRIGKGLTLVSHLCGFDWKINVALFGGFAAKEVILSTLGTAYALGSEDGNEEAANTSLSQRIKDDPQWTPLLAWVFMIFIMIYAPCIATLAVIAKETGGVKWSLFALVFNTLVAFTIATIIYQVGRII from the coding sequence ATGAGCCAGGAACTTGTTGTTGCGCTTGCTGGAAATCCTAATTGTGGAAAATCCACTCTATTTAACGAACTGACCGGAGGGCGTCAGCATGTTAGCAATTATCCGGGCATTACTGTAGAAAGAAAGGAAGGATTTTTTAATTTCAATGGATTAAGATTAAAAATAGTTGACCTTCCTGGAACTTATTCCCTTACTGCCTACTCCCTGGAAGAACTCGTTGCCAGAGACTTTATCGTTGATGAAAAGCCTCATGTAGTGGTTAATATCGTGGATGCCACAAGTTTGGAGCGACATCTTTATCTGACTGTTCAATTGCTGGAACTAGGTGTTCCTGTCGTGCTGGCTCTTAATATGATGGATATGGTCGAGCAGCGAGGAATGTCTATAGATAAGGAAAAGCTTTCAAAACGCCTTGGAATTCCGATCGTTCCCATGGTGGCGAGATCTGGTAAGGGAAAAGAAGAACTGATTCGAACAATCATTCAAACGGCACAAAATCCCAGAAATAATAATATATTCACTATCTCCTATGGCCCCGATGTGGATCACTTCCTTCATGAAATGGAAAAGCTTATTGATGAGAAAAAGTTCCTGACCGATAAGTATCCATCTCGATGGATTGCTCTTAAATATCTCGAAGAAGATCAACAAATTATGGAAAAAGGTGATGCGGTCAGCAAGGAATTCTCTGACTATCTAAAATCAATGGCAGGCAAAGTGGCGGACCACATCTCAAAAACTCTTGAAACCTACCCTGAAGCAGTTATTGCAGATTATCGCTACGGCTTTATTACGGCTCTCCTAAAGGATGGTATAATCCAGCGACAGTCTGTTCCTGGAGGCAGGGAATTAACCGACGTTCTTGACCGTATTCTTACCAATCGACTTCTGGGTCCCATCATTATGATCCTTATTCTTTACCTGGTTTATACTGTGACATTTACCTATAGCGAACTTCCGGTAGAATGGGTCAATAAACTGTTTGAGTGGCTTGCTAAAGCCGTAAATAAAGTTCTTCCAGAAGGACCTTTGCAATCTCTTATCGTGGATGGAATAATAGGTGGCGTAGGGAATGTCTTCAGTTTTGTGCCGTTAATAATGCTAATGTTTTTCTGTATAGCTGTCCTCGAAGATACTGGATATTTAGCCAGAGTGGCTTACATGCTTGATAGGATTTTCAGGGTTTTTGGACTTCACGGCAATTCAGTAATGGCTTTCATCATTGGAGGAGGAATTGCTGGTGGATGTGCTGTCCCGGGTGTTATGGCTACCAGAACGCTTCGTAGCTCCAAAGAGCGTCTTGCGACAATTCTTACCACGCCTTTTATGAATTGCGGCGCCAAATTACCTGTTTATGCGATGATCATTGCGACTTTTTTTGAAACACAGCGAGCTCAAATCATGGTTGTTTTGACTCTATTTTCATGGCTGATAGCTCTTGTCGTGGCTTGGATACTTAGATCAACAATTTTGAAGGGACCTCCAACTCCATTTCTGCTAGAACTACCGGTGTATCGTCTCCCAACCCTCAAGGGGCTTATTATCCACACCTGGGAGCGCACATGGCAATACATTAAAAAAGCTGGCACGATTATTGTGGCTATTACTGTCCTGTTGTGGGCACTTATGAGTTATCCTAAGCCGCCTGAGGAAATGATAAAAAATGCAGGCCCAGAAGATAAAAATCGAATCGAGCTTGAATATTCCGTTGCTGGTAGAATTGGTAAAGGCCTTACCCTGGTAAGCCATCTCTGTGGCTTCGATTGGAAAATTAATGTGGCTCTTTTTGGAGGTTTTGCCGCTAAAGAGGTGATCCTTTCAACTCTTGGAACAGCTTACGCTCTGGGATCTGAAGATGGTAATGAAGAAGCAGCAAACACGAGCCTTAGTCAAAGGATTAAAGATGATCCACAGTGGACGCCCCTCCTTGCGTGGGTCTTCATGATTTTCATTATGATCTACGCTCCCTGTATAGCAACTCTAGCTGTTATTGCTAAAGAAACAGGGGGTGTTAAATGGAGTCTTTTTGCGTTGGTGTTTAACACTCTGGTTGCTTTTACAATTGCGACAATTATATACCAGGTAGGTAGAATTATTTGA